From the Candidatus Aminicenantes bacterium genome, the window CTCTTTGCCGGTCCCGCTTTCACCGGTGATCAGGATGGTGGAGTTGGTGGCGGCCACGTTCTCAACCAGGTTGAGGGTCTGTTTCAAAGCGTGGCTGTTGCCGATAATGTTTCCGAAAGAGAAACGTTGATTCAGGGTTTTTTTGAGGTGGATATTCTCCTGGTTCACCTTGCGTTCCTTGATTACGCGGTCAATGCGGTGTTGAAGCTCGAGGTTGTTGAAGGGTTTTTGCAGGTAGTCCACGGCGCCCAGTTTAATGGCTTCAATAGCGGATTCAATGGTGCCGAAAGCGGTCAGAAAGATCACCCGGATGGCGGGGTCCACCCGCACCAGTTGCTTGAATATCTCAATCCCGGAGGTGCCCGGGATCATCAGGTCCATGATCACCACGTCCACTCCGGAATGGTGGTT encodes:
- a CDS encoding sigma-54-dependent Fis family transcriptional regulator encodes the protein MSRAGKARAQRFRSRFPSSPPYGAYVMIEKTIHLIDDESIIHDIFRRIFKDSEYKLIISENMSQALANHHSGVDVVIMDLMIPGTSGIEIFKQLVRVDPAIRVIFLTAFGTIESAIEAIKLGAVDYLQKPFNNLELQHRIDRVIKERKVNQENIHLKKTLNQRFSFGNIIGNSHALKQTLNLVENVAATNSTILITGESGTGKE